The proteins below are encoded in one region of Triticum aestivum cultivar Chinese Spring chromosome 1B, IWGSC CS RefSeq v2.1, whole genome shotgun sequence:
- the LOC123084492 gene encoding Bowman-Birk type trypsin inhibitor-like, producing MRPQVLLAALAIFVVLAAALPVIHGQGATPSASLCCNNCGTCTRSIPPRCTCMDASPSGCNPACKTCDKSTIAGRDSFQCKDRVANFCQRSCTKAT from the exons ATGAGGCCCCAGGTGCTGCTCGCCGCGCTGGCCATCTTCGTCGTCCTTGCAGCTGCTCTGCCCGTCATCCACGGCCAAG GTGCGACCCCAAGCGCGTCGCTGTGCTGCAACAACTGCGGCACCTGCACCAGGTCTATCCCGCCCAGGTGCACGTGCATGGACGCCTCGCCCAGCGGCTGCAACCCGGCCTGCAAGACCTGCGACAAGTCCACCATCGCCGGCCGCGACAGCTTCCAGTGCAAGGACCGCGTCGCAAACTTCTGCCAGCGCAGCTGCACTAAGGCCACGTGA